A segment of the Spiroplasma helicoides genome:
TTTAATTGATGGCCCTTTTATTGCAAATCAATTAGATATAAAAAGAAGACTAATTGGAAGTAAGAATCAAAGGGTAATTAAAATTACTGATAAATATAAGGATTGCGACTACTTTGAACAACCACATTCTCAATTTGAAATACAATTGTTTAAAGATAGAGTTATAATAAACGGTGATGGTGTAGCCATCGATAATGAGCACGGACAGGTTTGTTTTAAAATAAAATAAAAGAAAGAGGAATTAACTAATGAGCAATACTTATGAATATATTAAAAATAGAAGATCTGCTAAACGATATCAAACTGATTTTGAATTATCTGAAAAACAAATTGAAGAAATTTTAGAGGGTATTAGATATTCTCCATCATCATTTGGTATGGAACCTTATAGAGTATATTTCATACAAAATCATGAAATTAGAGAAGAACTATGACCTGAATGATGAAATCAACCAGCCGTGAAAGAGTGCAGTGGTTTAATTATATGAACAACATTCAAAGAAAAATATATGAAAAGCACTGTAATTGATAAACAAATTACAAATATTACAGATCCTCAAAGCGATAAAGCCGAAGCATATATTAAAAATGGGATTGAATCATTTTTAAAATCTCAAAATACTGATTTTGATAATTGAACAGCACGACAAGTTTATATTTCAATGGGTGTCACTCTAATAATGGCAAAAGAAATGGGACTAGATTGTTGTCCAGCAGAAGGTTTTAAAAGAAAAGAGACAGATGATATTCTTGCAAAACATGGAATAATAAATCCAGAAGAAGAACACACTACTTTGGGAATGTTTATTGGTAAAATCGATACAACAAAACAAAATCACTACTCATACACTAGATACAAAAGACCCAAAGAAGAAGTATATAAAATTATTAAGTAAAAAAAGTGTGCAAACACTTTTTTTAATTATTTTTTAAATATAGTTTATATACATTTTCCAAAAGACAAGCTATTGTCATTGGCCCAACTCCACCAGGAACCGGTGTAATATATTTCACTATTTCACCAACTTCACTAAAATTTACATCCCCACAGTAATGACCATCAATAAAATTAGCACCAACGTCTATAACCACCGTATTTTTGTTTATGAAGTTTTTATTTATTAAGTTTGCTGAACCAGCAGCACTTATTAAGATATCTGCATTAGTTGCTATTTCTTCTAAATTTCTTGTTTTTGTATTGCAAATTGTTACCGTTGCTGATTTATTTATTAGAATA
Coding sequences within it:
- a CDS encoding nitroreductase family protein, with the translated sequence MSNTYEYIKNRRSAKRYQTDFELSEKQIEEILEGIRYSPSSFGMEPYRVYFIQNHEIREELWPEWWNQPAVKECSGLIIWTTFKEKYMKSTVIDKQITNITDPQSDKAEAYIKNGIESFLKSQNTDFDNWTARQVYISMGVTLIMAKEMGLDCCPAEGFKRKETDDILAKHGIINPEEEHTTLGMFIGKIDTTKQNHYSYTRYKRPKEEVYKIIK